The region CTTCCTGGGGGAACTGGCGCGCCTGAGCGACGTCATCCGGCTGGCCGGCCTCTCCCCGGAGCTGTCGGCCGCCCTGCGCGACAACAGGAATCTGCCGGCCGCCATCCCGCTCCAGTCCATACTCAGGAACGACCGTCTCAGCTTCCTGACCCTGGTGGACCGCTACGGTTTTGTCCGCTACCGGGCCGCCAACCCCGGCAGCACGGGCGATACGCTCCGTTCGGAGAAGATCGTCGCCGATGCCGCCAAGGGGATCGTCTGCAGCGGCATCTCCCAGTTGCGGCCCGAGCAGGTTGTCCGTGAAAATCCCCAGCTGCCCTCGCTGATGAATATCCCCCTCAAGCCGACCCCCCTTGCCAGGATCTATACGAAACAGGTGGAAAACCGCGGGCTGTTCCTGGTGGCCGCCGCCCCGGTCATCGCAGCCGACGGCACCGTTGCCGGCGTGATCTACGGGGGCATGCTGCTCAATGGCGAAAACAGGCTCGTCGACCGCATCACGCGGGTCATTTTCCAGCCCCGGGAAAACGCCGGCCAGCCGGCGGGCAGCGCGACGATATTCCTGGATGACGTGCGCATCGCCACCAGCGTGATGGACGAGCGGGGCGAGCGGGCCGCCGGAAGCACCATGTCCGCCGAGGTGTACAACGCCGTCAGCCGGGGGGAAAAATGGAACGGCAAGGCATTCGTTGTGGACAGGTGGAACTTCACCGCCTACGAGCCGCTCAGGGATTACCGGGGAGCCGTGGTCGGCGCGCTCTATGTGGGGATGCCGGAACAGCCCTATGCAGAGCTGCGTTCCCAGATCAACATGATCTTTTCCGGTGTTCTGATCTTCGTTACCCTGTTCGGCGTCCCGCTTTCCGCCTGGCTCGGCTCCAACATGGCCCGGCCGATCAAGGCGCTGGAAGAGGGGGCCCGGAGGATCGCCGCCGGCGAGCAGCAGTCCGACATCACGGTGGACAGCCATGACGAGATCGCCTCGCTGGCCGGCGAGTTCAACATCATGAAGCTCCGCCTGAAGGAACGGGAGCGGGAGATCCTGTCCCTCAACCACACCCTGGAAGAAAAGGTGACGGAACGCACCACCCAGCTGGAGGAAAAGAACGAGCAGCTGCTGCTCGCCCAAAAGGAACTGGCCCAGGCGGAACGCCTGGCGGCCATCGGACTCCTGGCTTCCGGCGTGGCCCACGAGATCAACAATCCCCTGGCCATCATCCGGGGCAACGTGGAACTGTTGGAGATGGGCAACGGTGCCGGCGATCACGGCCCCGAAGAGCTGGACACCATCATGCGCCAGGTGGCGCGGATCGAGCGGATCGTCAAAAACCTGCGGACCTTCTCGCGCAGCAGCGCCAAGCAACTGAGCCGTTTTTCCCTGGCGGAGGTCCTGGAGGACATCCTGGACCAGGTGGGGCACCAGGTGCTGCTCGATCCCTATACCGTCACCCGGCATTACCGCGGCAAGAAGATCATGATCGAGGCGGACGAAGACCAGTTGCGGCAGGTCTTCACCAACCTGATCGTGAACGGACTGCAGGCCATGGACGGGGGGGGGACGCTCTTCGTGGACATCGGCGCCGACCCGGAGGCGGGGCTGTGCCGGGTAGCGGTTGCGGATACCGGGCCCGGCATCAGCGAAGAGCAGGTGGAGAAACTGTTCACCCCCTTCTATACCACCAAGCCCCATGGGACCGGCCTGGGGCTGGCGGTGTCCTACGGCATCGTCAGGGACCACGGCGGCGAGATCGAGGTGTTGAGCGAGCCGGGTCAGGGCACGATCTTCAGCGTCATCCTGCCGCTCACACAACCCCACGAAGAGCCTGCGGCACAGGGGTAAAGACATCATCGCACAAGGAGCGCCATCCCATGCATGACCTGTTACCGGACGGAGAAGAACTGCGGCGCGCCATCAAGTGGATCGCCGGCCACCTCCAGGAAAATCCCGGCCAGCCCGTAGGACCGCTCGTCCAGGAGGCGGTCTTCAAATTCGACCTCTCCCCCCGGGATGCCGATTTTCTGATCGACTTCTACCGCAAGGCAAAAGAGGCACAGTAGCGGGCGGGGACCCGCCGGAGGAGACTGACATGCAGGAGATCCTGCCCGTGCTCGGCATTTCGGGCGCCATTGCCATCGGCGCAATGAGCCCCGGCCCGAGCTTTTTGATGGTTGCCCGCACCGCCGTGGCCGCTTCGCGTCCTGCCGGCCTGGCGGCCGCCCTGGGCATGGGGGTAGGCGGCGCCCTGTTCGCCGTTGCCGCCCTGGCGGGCCTCCAGGCGGTTTTTGCGGCGGTGCCCGGTCTGTATCTGGCATTGAAGGTCGTGGGTGGGCTCTATCTCGTCTACCTGGGGCAGCGGATCTGGCGGGGGGCCGGCCAGCCGCTTGCGCTCCGGCCGGAAACCGCCGAATCCGCACAACAGGGCGCCGGGCGCGCTTTCCTCTTGGCCTTGGGCACCCAGGTCAGCAACCCGAAGGCGGCGATCGTGTATGGGAGCGTCTTTGCCGCGTTCCTGCCCCGGGATTTTCCGTTGTTCCTCGCCGTGATCACGGTGGCGGTCATCTTCATGATCGAGGCGGGCTGGTACGCTCTGGTTGCCCTCGTCCTTTCGGCCGCCGGCCCGCGCGCGGCCTACCTGCGGTACAAAGTCTGGATAGACCGCTCGGCGGGCGGCGTCATGGCCGTTCTGGGAATCAAGCTGGTCGCCTCCGCCCGCCAGGTTTAGCGTCCGGTGCGGCTGCTCATCGGCCCGCCCCCTATCCCACCGTCTTTTTGAAGCGCCCCACCGCCACCATGAGCACCACGACGCCGATGGCCCCCAGGGCCGCCAACTCCCGCCAGAGCACCTCGATCCCCACCCCCTTGAGAAAGATGGAACGCAGGATGATCATATAATAGCGCAGGGGATTGACCAGGGTGATATACTGCACCGCAACCGGCATGTTCTCGATGGGGAAGGAGAAACCGGAGAGCAGCATGCAGGGAAAGATGACGAAGAAGGCGGTCATCATGG is a window of Geobacter sp. FeAm09 DNA encoding:
- a CDS encoding cache domain-containing protein; its protein translation is MKFLRTSIRFKLTVGTMVPLMAAIAACWVIGSSIIITRFISEAQQTVESNLSSANEIFLGELARLSDVIRLAGLSPELSAALRDNRNLPAAIPLQSILRNDRLSFLTLVDRYGFVRYRAANPGSTGDTLRSEKIVADAAKGIVCSGISQLRPEQVVRENPQLPSLMNIPLKPTPLARIYTKQVENRGLFLVAAAPVIAADGTVAGVIYGGMLLNGENRLVDRITRVIFQPRENAGQPAGSATIFLDDVRIATSVMDERGERAAGSTMSAEVYNAVSRGEKWNGKAFVVDRWNFTAYEPLRDYRGAVVGALYVGMPEQPYAELRSQINMIFSGVLIFVTLFGVPLSAWLGSNMARPIKALEEGARRIAAGEQQSDITVDSHDEIASLAGEFNIMKLRLKEREREILSLNHTLEEKVTERTTQLEEKNEQLLLAQKELAQAERLAAIGLLASGVAHEINNPLAIIRGNVELLEMGNGAGDHGPEELDTIMRQVARIERIVKNLRTFSRSSAKQLSRFSLAEVLEDILDQVGHQVLLDPYTVTRHYRGKKIMIEADEDQLRQVFTNLIVNGLQAMDGGGTLFVDIGADPEAGLCRVAVADTGPGISEEQVEKLFTPFYTTKPHGTGLGLAVSYGIVRDHGGEIEVLSEPGQGTIFSVILPLTQPHEEPAAQG
- a CDS encoding LysE family translocator; this encodes MQEILPVLGISGAIAIGAMSPGPSFLMVARTAVAASRPAGLAAALGMGVGGALFAVAALAGLQAVFAAVPGLYLALKVVGGLYLVYLGQRIWRGAGQPLALRPETAESAQQGAGRAFLLALGTQVSNPKAAIVYGSVFAAFLPRDFPLFLAVITVAVIFMIEAGWYALVALVLSAAGPRAAYLRYKVWIDRSAGGVMAVLGIKLVASARQV